The DNA window GCAGACGATGTTCGGCTTGCAGCCGTCGGCCAGATCGCCGAAATCTTCGACAGTCATATTACCGGGCTGCTCTTCAACGGGCTGCCGCCGCTTGTCCCTGACGGGTTCAATGGCGCCGATGCCAATGAGGTTACCAGACTGCTGGATGCCGCGAGGCAGGCGGGCGACGCCATCGAAGCCACGGTGTTGCAGCGCTTGGCGGAACTGCCACATCCTGCCAATTTGCGCCGGTTCGATGTGGTCGACGACGGCGATGCTTCCGATACCGCATTGCAGATGGCGCGCGCCGCCGACACCTTCGTGGCGCTTCGGCCGAACGGCCGAGTGAGCGAACCCGAAGGCCTGGTTGAGAACCTGCTGTTCGGCGCCGGGCGTCATCTGTTTCTCGTGCCAGACGAGCTTAAGCCGATCACACCGTTCGAAACCGTCATTGTGGCGTGGAATGGAAGCCGGGAGTCGGCACGCGCGCTTGCAGAAGCCGTCCCCTATCTGCATGAGGCAAGGAAGGTCGTCGTTCTCGTCGTCGAAGGCCTGCATCCAACGGAAGCGGAGGCGCTGATGGGCAATGACGTTGTGCATCACCTCCGGCATCACGGAATCAACGCCATCAAATATCGCGCCGTCGGCCAGGAGGACGAGATTGCCGACGCGCTGATCGAAGAATGTCGCAAGCTCGATGCCAACCTGCTGGTGATGGGCAGCTACGGACATTCGCGTCTGCATGAATTGTTGCCGGGCAGCACGACCGATCGAATGCTGCGTCAGTCGCCGTTCCCGCTGCTGGTCGCGCACTAGGATGCATTGCGGCCGCCATCCCGGCGAAGGATTGACGGTCGTCAAGGTGACGAGATCAACCGCATCATAGGGTTAGGTCGAACAACCTGGTTGAGTGTCAGCCGGACGCTAAAAGGCTTGCCGTGCCGGGGGCTTGGCGCCGACTCAGGAACAGGTATCATGGCCGCAGCCGATCCAAGAACCCTGATGTGGAGCACGGCCTGCGAGATGATTGATCGCGCCGAGCGACTGCATCGTCAATTCTTCCAGCCGATCGCCGCGCCGATACCGGAGCTGAGCTGGGAACCGCCGATCGATATCGCAGAGACCGATTCCGAAATTCTGATCACCGTCGCCCTTCTTGGGGTCGACCGGGACGCCATGAAAGTCACGGTCGATGCCGACGGGGTTTCGGTCGTTGGTTTCCGTCGCCCGAGTGCAATCCCGCGCGGCAGCCGCGTTCACCGTCTCGAAATCCCCTACGGCAAATTCGAACGCCGGGTACGCGTTCCGGCGGCGCGGCTCCAGCTCGACCGATCCGAACTAGCCAATGGCTGCCTGACGTTAAAATTCTCCAAATAGCCTTTGATGGAAGGGCGGACCGATGTCCGACGCAAATGTGAGCGAAGA is part of the Bradyrhizobium erythrophlei genome and encodes:
- a CDS encoding universal stress protein, producing MIKDVMVRLDGTPADDVRLAAVGQIAEIFDSHITGLLFNGLPPLVPDGFNGADANEVTRLLDAARQAGDAIEATVLQRLAELPHPANLRRFDVVDDGDASDTALQMARAADTFVALRPNGRVSEPEGLVENLLFGAGRHLFLVPDELKPITPFETVIVAWNGSRESARALAEAVPYLHEARKVVVLVVEGLHPTEAEALMGNDVVHHLRHHGINAIKYRAVGQEDEIADALIEECRKLDANLLVMGSYGHSRLHELLPGSTTDRMLRQSPFPLLVAH
- a CDS encoding Hsp20/alpha crystallin family protein, coding for MAAADPRTLMWSTACEMIDRAERLHRQFFQPIAAPIPELSWEPPIDIAETDSEILITVALLGVDRDAMKVTVDADGVSVVGFRRPSAIPRGSRVHRLEIPYGKFERRVRVPAARLQLDRSELANGCLTLKFSK